A portion of the Gemmatimonas sp. UBA7669 genome contains these proteins:
- a CDS encoding M1 family metallopeptidase gives MSQSFLRALGPAAAATLLCASHAIAQSAPPRAVRRDVPITNAIRRALEAGTRDSTGRPGRNYWQLRTDYDIDVSLDPVSSRLTGKARITIHNTSPDSLPVIGLRLDPNHFLGNAPHAAPWVPAEVTDGMVLSRMSINGQPVDISSNKLVGAGAEGARAIQTQQAAAANAANANTLLNGRSTNARIRLATPIKAGAKAVLEVDWSHKLPGGPGTGHRMTQRWADTLFQPTQWYPRIAKYDDLRGWDSELYLGPSEFYNNFGTWDVRIDVPHGWIVSGTGLLQNPEQVLTPTARERLATVLRSDDITTIVGPTEVGPGQATATSSTGRLVWRFHADSVNDFAWATAKKYVWQATRATIPGKGAVPVHMVYLPARANLYARAGQVSRHALEFYSKLWFPYQFPQLTLQDGPSAGMEYPMVINSNVGAADHETAHMWWPMVVGNNETWYGWMDEGFNQYMNILSDADAEGKPPVLDGLGQSYGRTSGDEAEAPMMWNANYGGPTRYGFTTYVKTPLMLSMLGGIVGDSAVQRAHREFANAWLFKHPSPWDWMFFMNKALGQNLDWFWYSWLFSTDAVNHRLASVKRQGLNTAVTVAQDGNMPAPIVLDVTFAKTGPAIRPMRNAVMLNDSTARVTVPVDVWFDGRRQHTVNLVFGGRSIEKVQLDPQRRFPDRNPSDNVWPAAAATGRTSTP, from the coding sequence ATGAGCCAGTCTTTCCTGCGCGCGCTGGGCCCGGCCGCGGCCGCGACGCTGTTGTGCGCCAGTCACGCCATTGCCCAGAGCGCGCCGCCGCGTGCGGTGCGCCGCGATGTCCCCATCACCAACGCCATTCGTCGTGCGCTCGAGGCGGGCACACGCGACAGCACCGGACGGCCCGGCCGCAACTACTGGCAGCTGCGCACCGACTACGACATTGACGTGTCGCTCGACCCGGTTTCGTCGCGGCTCACGGGCAAGGCGCGCATCACCATTCACAATACCAGCCCCGATTCGCTGCCCGTCATCGGACTGCGTCTCGATCCCAATCACTTTCTGGGCAACGCGCCGCACGCGGCGCCCTGGGTGCCGGCTGAAGTCACCGACGGCATGGTGCTCTCGCGCATGAGCATCAACGGCCAGCCGGTGGACATCAGCTCCAACAAGCTGGTGGGCGCCGGGGCGGAAGGTGCACGCGCCATTCAGACGCAGCAGGCGGCCGCGGCCAATGCGGCCAATGCGAATACGTTGCTCAACGGCCGCTCCACTAACGCGCGCATTCGTCTGGCCACGCCCATCAAGGCGGGCGCGAAGGCCGTGTTGGAAGTGGACTGGTCGCACAAGCTGCCCGGTGGCCCCGGCACGGGACATCGCATGACGCAACGCTGGGCTGATACCCTGTTTCAGCCCACGCAGTGGTATCCGCGCATCGCCAAGTACGACGATCTGCGCGGATGGGACAGCGAGCTCTATCTCGGGCCCTCGGAGTTCTACAACAACTTCGGCACCTGGGATGTGCGCATTGACGTGCCACACGGCTGGATCGTGAGCGGCACCGGTCTGCTGCAGAATCCCGAACAGGTGCTCACACCCACGGCACGTGAGCGTCTCGCCACCGTGCTGCGCAGCGATGACATCACCACCATTGTCGGTCCGACGGAAGTGGGACCGGGTCAGGCCACCGCCACGAGCAGCACGGGCCGGCTGGTGTGGCGCTTCCACGCCGATTCGGTGAACGACTTCGCCTGGGCCACGGCAAAGAAGTACGTGTGGCAGGCTACGCGGGCCACGATCCCCGGCAAGGGCGCCGTGCCGGTTCACATGGTGTATCTGCCGGCGCGTGCGAATCTGTACGCGCGTGCGGGACAGGTGTCCCGTCATGCCCTCGAGTTCTACTCGAAGCTCTGGTTCCCGTACCAGTTCCCGCAGCTCACGCTGCAGGACGGACCGAGTGCCGGCATGGAATATCCCATGGTGATCAACTCCAACGTGGGCGCCGCCGATCACGAAACGGCGCACATGTGGTGGCCCATGGTGGTGGGCAACAACGAAACGTGGTACGGCTGGATGGACGAGGGCTTCAATCAGTACATGAACATCCTCTCCGACGCCGACGCTGAGGGCAAGCCGCCGGTGCTCGACGGATTGGGGCAGAGCTATGGGCGCACCAGTGGCGACGAGGCTGAAGCGCCGATGATGTGGAACGCCAACTATGGCGGCCCCACACGCTACGGCTTCACCACCTACGTCAAGACGCCGCTCATGCTGTCCATGCTCGGCGGCATCGTGGGGGATTCGGCCGTACAGCGCGCGCACCGCGAGTTTGCCAACGCCTGGTTGTTCAAGCATCCCTCGCCATGGGACTGGATGTTCTTCATGAACAAGGCGCTCGGGCAGAATCTCGATTGGTTCTGGTACAGTTGGCTCTTCAGCACGGACGCCGTCAATCACCGGCTCGCGAGTGTGAAGCGTCAGGGCCTCAACACGGCCGTCACCGTGGCGCAGGACGGCAACATGCCAGCGCCCATCGTGCTCGACGTGACCTTCGCGAAGACGGGGCCGGCCATCCGCCCCATGCGCAATGCCGTCATGCTCAACGACAGCACGGCGCGGGTAACGGTGCCGGTGGACGTGTGGTTCGACGGCCGTCGTCAGCACACGGTGAATCTCGTGTTCGGTGGCCGTTCCATCGAGAAGGTGCAACTCGACCCGCAGCGGCGCTTCCCCGATCGCAATCCGAGCGACAACGTCTGGCCCGCGGCGGCCGCCACCGGTCGGACCTCTACCCCCTGA
- a CDS encoding carbon-nitrogen hydrolase family protein, with product MPVLRLALATLPYPDSRDDALRRATAAMDEAGAAGAQLLVLPECYVPGYRRPGRHVAPPDAAWLDAAWHSLARHAAASRVAVVVSTERVSPTGRPIPTAVVIDATGHVLGMQDKVQIPPEEEDTYVGGDARRVFVLGDVTLGVVICHEGWRYPETVRWAARAGAQLVVHPHYSWAEPGSHIPREFGEPANSFHEKAAQCRAAENTVWFATVNYAESNAPTTSAIIDPEGVVVAWQPYGQAGLLLGDLDVARGTGFLAKRLRALPDN from the coding sequence ATGCCTGTGCTGCGTCTGGCCCTTGCCACCCTGCCCTATCCGGATTCTCGGGACGACGCGCTGCGTCGCGCCACAGCCGCCATGGACGAGGCGGGAGCCGCCGGTGCGCAGCTGTTGGTGCTCCCCGAGTGTTATGTGCCCGGCTACCGACGGCCGGGCCGACATGTGGCGCCCCCCGACGCCGCGTGGCTCGACGCGGCATGGCACTCGCTCGCCCGCCATGCGGCCGCGTCTCGCGTGGCGGTGGTGGTTTCCACAGAGCGCGTTTCACCCACCGGCCGTCCCATTCCGACGGCCGTGGTCATTGATGCCACCGGCCATGTGCTGGGCATGCAGGACAAGGTGCAGATCCCACCCGAAGAAGAAGACACGTATGTGGGAGGCGACGCACGGCGCGTCTTTGTGCTTGGCGACGTGACGCTGGGCGTCGTGATCTGCCACGAAGGCTGGCGCTACCCGGAGACCGTGCGCTGGGCCGCGCGCGCCGGGGCGCAATTGGTGGTGCATCCGCATTACAGCTGGGCAGAACCCGGAAGCCACATTCCGCGCGAGTTCGGCGAGCCGGCCAATTCGTTTCACGAGAAGGCCGCCCAATGCCGCGCCGCCGAGAACACGGTGTGGTTTGCCACCGTGAACTACGCGGAATCCAACGCGCCCACCACCTCGGCCATCATCGACCCCGAGGGCGTGGTGGTGGCATGGCAGCCCTACGGACAGGCAGGGCTGCTGCTGGGTGACCTTGATGTGGCGCGCGGCACGGGCTTTCTCGCCAAGCGATTGCGCGCGCTGCCCGACAATTGA
- the ytxJ gene encoding bacillithiol system redox-active protein YtxJ, translating to MSDVEFLAEVTDAGFSTDVLESPLPVLVDVWAAWCAPCVTLKPVLARLAETYHGRARVLTLDADQNLETVTRYDVRALPTVLVFHRGVLVARQSGAQAYGTYAAQLDAVLRGELDGTRDGTAHAAAHAAAHPAAHAARTVAAAPATSNASYDPELDALVSAEQPLVIFKHSATCGVSQSVKRRYDAFVQAHPQVPTRLVVVQHERALSDALEDRLRVRHESPQAIVVQRGQVLWHASHGGITADGLARAVAQAQHVA from the coding sequence ATGAGCGATGTCGAGTTCCTTGCCGAGGTCACGGACGCCGGGTTCAGCACCGACGTGCTGGAGTCGCCGCTGCCCGTACTCGTGGATGTCTGGGCCGCCTGGTGTGCCCCCTGCGTCACCCTGAAGCCGGTGCTCGCGCGTCTGGCTGAAACCTACCATGGGCGCGCGCGGGTGTTGACCCTCGATGCGGACCAGAATCTCGAGACGGTCACGCGTTACGACGTGCGGGCGCTGCCCACCGTGCTCGTATTTCACCGCGGCGTGCTGGTGGCCCGGCAGTCAGGCGCGCAGGCCTACGGCACCTACGCTGCGCAGCTCGACGCGGTGCTGCGCGGTGAACTGGACGGGACGCGGGACGGAACAGCGCATGCTGCCGCTCACGCTGCCGCGCACCCTGCCGCGCACGCTGCCCGCACGGTGGCCGCGGCGCCGGCAACCTCCAACGCCAGTTACGATCCCGAGCTCGACGCGCTGGTGTCCGCCGAGCAGCCGCTGGTGATCTTCAAGCACTCGGCAACCTGTGGGGTCTCGCAGTCGGTCAAGCGCCGCTACGACGCCTTTGTGCAGGCGCATCCGCAGGTGCCCACGCGTCTGGTGGTGGTGCAACACGAACGCGCGCTCTCCGACGCGCTCGAAGATCGGCTGCGCGTTCGCCACGAGTCACCGCAGGCCATTGTCGTGCAGCGGGGACAGGTACTGTGGCACGCTTCACACGGTGGCATCACGGCCGACGGACTGGCCCGCGCGGTCGCGCAAGCGCAGCACGTGGCCTGA
- a CDS encoding LytR/AlgR family response regulator transcription factor produces MTPSIRRVLVADDEPLSRERLADLLRVHAPDATVRDVGNGQAVLDLVPGWQPDVLLLDIQMPGRSGLDVVAALDPAQMPLVVFVTAHDEHAVHAFELSAVDYLLKPFDDARFAAMWRRVEERRTAGLVVAQARLLAALAGGPEASVRSATPAQPRFIDRIVIKQDQRTRVVMLQDVQWMESDGNYVRLHAGRDVHLVRETLSSLESRLDPRRFLRIHRRTIVDMRAMKEMQPWFGGDLVMILKDGTKLRVGRSMRANVTRRIAGEL; encoded by the coding sequence ATGACACCCTCCATTCGGCGCGTGCTGGTAGCCGACGACGAACCGCTGTCCCGCGAACGGCTGGCGGACCTGCTGCGTGTGCATGCCCCCGATGCCACGGTGCGCGATGTGGGCAACGGGCAGGCCGTTCTTGATCTGGTGCCCGGCTGGCAGCCCGACGTGCTGTTGCTCGACATCCAGATGCCCGGTCGCAGCGGCCTGGATGTGGTGGCCGCGCTGGACCCGGCACAGATGCCGCTCGTGGTGTTTGTCACCGCCCACGACGAACACGCGGTGCACGCCTTCGAGCTGTCGGCGGTGGACTATCTGCTCAAACCCTTTGACGACGCCCGGTTTGCGGCCATGTGGCGACGCGTTGAAGAACGGCGCACGGCCGGCCTGGTGGTGGCGCAGGCTCGTCTCCTCGCAGCATTGGCAGGCGGGCCCGAGGCTTCGGTGCGCAGCGCCACACCGGCGCAGCCACGTTTCATCGACCGCATCGTCATCAAGCAGGACCAGCGCACCCGCGTGGTGATGCTGCAGGACGTGCAGTGGATGGAGTCCGACGGCAACTACGTGCGCCTTCACGCGGGACGCGACGTGCATCTCGTGCGCGAAACGCTCAGCAGCCTGGAATCCCGACTCGACCCGCGTCGCTTCCTGCGCATCCATCGGCGCACCATCGTGGACATGCGCGCCATGAAGGAAATGCAGCCGTGGTTTGGCGGCGACCTCGTGATGATCCTCAAGGACGGCACCAAGCTGCGTGTTGGACGCAGTATGC
- a CDS encoding 3'-5' exonuclease, with protein sequence MTEKITDRATLEAMAAQLEASKDYRVLRRFVPRPAYEQPTPAKVHRGLIVDVESTGLDTANDAIIELGLVAFEFDTQGRVYGVDEARSWFEDPGRPIPAECVELTGITDEMVRGQRIDDAAVEREIARAVLVIAHNAGFDRRMLERRFPGFADKHWGCSMQEVPWPRFGCRGLKLEYLLFRACGEFHTGHRAGDDCLATLHVLAMPRDGDVSPLQLLLEQARRVTHRLWAIGTPIELKDVLKSRGYRWYPGGSRTPKSWYRDCSAQELEVEQSWLREHAYDGRPNPPWRVDRYTGKERYSERMGG encoded by the coding sequence ATGACTGAGAAGATAACTGATCGGGCCACCCTGGAAGCCATGGCGGCCCAACTCGAGGCCTCCAAGGACTACCGGGTGCTGCGGCGCTTCGTGCCCCGGCCGGCCTACGAGCAGCCGACGCCGGCCAAGGTGCACCGAGGTCTCATTGTCGATGTCGAAAGCACCGGGCTTGATACGGCCAACGACGCCATCATCGAACTGGGTCTGGTGGCCTTCGAGTTCGACACGCAGGGCCGCGTGTACGGCGTGGACGAGGCGCGCAGTTGGTTCGAGGACCCGGGGCGCCCCATTCCGGCTGAATGCGTGGAACTCACGGGCATCACCGACGAGATGGTGCGTGGACAGCGCATTGACGACGCGGCCGTGGAACGCGAGATCGCACGCGCAGTGCTGGTCATTGCGCACAATGCCGGCTTTGATCGGCGCATGCTGGAGCGTCGCTTCCCCGGCTTTGCCGACAAGCACTGGGGCTGCAGCATGCAGGAGGTCCCCTGGCCGCGCTTCGGTTGCCGGGGGTTAAAGCTGGAGTATCTGCTCTTCCGCGCCTGCGGGGAGTTTCACACCGGGCATCGCGCCGGCGACGACTGTCTCGCCACCCTGCACGTGCTGGCCATGCCGCGTGACGGCGACGTGTCGCCCTTGCAGTTGCTGCTGGAACAGGCGCGGCGTGTGACGCATCGGCTCTGGGCGATTGGCACACCCATCGAACTCAAGGACGTGCTCAAGAGTCGGGGCTATCGCTGGTATCCAGGTGGCTCGCGCACGCCCAAGAGCTGGTACCGCGATTGCAGCGCGCAGGAACTGGAGGTCGAGCAGTCCTGGCTCCGGGAACACGCCTACGACGGACGACCCAATCCGCCGTGGCGTGTCGATCGCTACACGGGGAAGGAGCGTTACAGCGAGCGCATGGGCGGCTGA
- a CDS encoding methyl-accepting chemotaxis protein has product MSFLEIRTLRAQLRAVAVLGATGILAVAAAALWALEARAPQAHTAVFSGPGVSLLLAVTGLFLLAVLSLAYQVAVHLEQRLQRVARHVAHLQEHGVAPVHAALRALARGERVVVPPDTHGVLHDDVPDELGVVASAVNNMAQACRQSLEACAAAQQAIGATVSEITRVADAAREGQLQVHVNDAGVQGMYADVLHGVDGVLHAVRAPFDAACLALEAVATRDLEARMTGQYAGDFARMQQAFGGAVHELAHTIGQVRTAAEHVNHAAQQLADGSTSLANGASTQAAQAHAIGTALQDLTRRVTHAAQQTDELRERAASAADRASAGYHTMDALRQDMSRIKQSADASQRIVKTIDEIAFQTNLLALNAAVEAARAGEAGRGFAVVADEVRALALRAAEAARQTSTLIEEEIRNVDAGVSREQQVRDALTAVRDDVLHMRHSLDELSADSSRQVEDVRQVQHGVDAMNDITRQVAASSEESAASAEELQGQAAQLSALVQAFRTRDQAARGPDALSLDARRRRVA; this is encoded by the coding sequence GTGTCCTTTCTGGAAATTCGGACGCTTCGTGCGCAACTGCGCGCCGTGGCCGTGCTTGGTGCCACGGGCATTCTGGCCGTCGCCGCAGCGGCATTGTGGGCGCTTGAGGCCCGCGCCCCGCAGGCCCACACGGCTGTGTTTTCCGGGCCAGGCGTTTCGCTGCTGCTCGCGGTCACCGGCCTCTTTCTGCTGGCCGTATTGAGCCTCGCGTACCAGGTGGCCGTGCATCTCGAGCAACGGCTGCAGCGTGTGGCGCGGCACGTGGCGCACCTGCAGGAGCATGGAGTCGCGCCCGTACACGCCGCGCTCAGGGCACTGGCACGCGGCGAACGCGTGGTCGTGCCGCCCGACACGCATGGCGTGTTGCACGATGACGTGCCGGACGAACTGGGTGTCGTGGCGAGCGCCGTCAACAACATGGCGCAAGCCTGCCGACAGTCCCTCGAGGCCTGTGCCGCCGCGCAGCAGGCCATCGGCGCCACGGTATCGGAAATCACGCGTGTGGCCGATGCGGCCCGCGAAGGCCAATTGCAGGTTCACGTCAATGATGCGGGTGTGCAGGGCATGTACGCCGATGTGCTGCACGGCGTGGATGGCGTGCTGCATGCCGTGCGCGCTCCGTTCGACGCGGCCTGCCTGGCACTCGAAGCGGTGGCCACTCGTGATCTCGAGGCGCGCATGACCGGCCAGTACGCCGGTGACTTTGCGCGCATGCAGCAGGCGTTCGGCGGCGCCGTGCACGAACTCGCGCACACCATCGGGCAGGTGCGCACGGCGGCCGAGCATGTCAATCACGCGGCGCAGCAATTGGCCGACGGCAGCACCTCGCTGGCCAATGGGGCATCCACCCAGGCCGCGCAGGCGCATGCCATTGGCACGGCATTGCAGGATCTCACCCGCCGTGTGACGCATGCGGCCCAGCAGACCGATGAGCTCCGCGAGCGCGCGGCCTCGGCGGCGGATCGCGCCTCCGCCGGCTACCACACCATGGATGCGCTGCGTCAGGACATGTCGCGCATCAAGCAGTCGGCGGATGCGTCACAACGCATTGTGAAAACCATCGACGAGATTGCGTTCCAGACCAACCTGCTGGCGCTCAATGCCGCCGTCGAAGCGGCTCGGGCCGGTGAGGCGGGGCGTGGCTTTGCGGTGGTGGCTGACGAAGTGCGGGCGCTCGCGCTGCGCGCTGCTGAAGCGGCGCGGCAAACCAGCACGCTCATCGAAGAGGAGATCCGCAATGTCGACGCCGGCGTGTCGCGTGAGCAGCAGGTGCGTGATGCGCTTACGGCGGTGCGTGACGACGTGCTGCACATGCGCCATTCCCTCGACGAACTCTCTGCGGATTCGAGCCGCCAGGTGGAGGATGTCCGGCAGGTGCAGCACGGCGTGGACGCGATGAACGACATCACGCGTCAGGTGGCGGCGTCCAGCGAGGAGTCGGCCGCCTCGGCCGAGGAACTGCAGGGGCAGGCCGCGCAGTTGTCGGCGCTGGTCCAGGCCTTCCGCACACGGGACCAGGCTGCGCGCGGTCCCGATGCGTTGTCCCTGGACGCCCGCCGTCGCCGAGTGGCCTGA